A stretch of DNA from Acidobacteriota bacterium:
GAGGCCGCAGAAAGGCAGACAACGACAGTTTCACCAGATCGGAGTGGAAGTCCTGGCGGAGAAGAGCCCTTTCGTAGACGCAGAGGTCATTGCCATGAGCGCCCACTTTCTCGAAGCGCTGGGGATAAAGAACTTCAAGACCGCTATCAATTCCGTTGGATGCGCTAACTGCCGGAAGAATTATAGAGAGACGCTGCGAGGATTTCTCAAACCGCTTCTTGGAAAATTGTGCGGGGACTGCAACAGGAGATATGCCGAGAACCCATTGAGGGTATTCGACTGCAAGGTTGAGAGCTGCAAGAGAGAACTCCAGAACGCCCCGGTCCTGATAGATTCCCTCTGCCAGGAATGCCAAATAGAGTTCCAAAAGGTCATAGAATATCTGAAGATCTTGGATGTCGATTACATCATAAAACCAGTCCTGGTTTTAT
This window harbors:
- the hisS gene encoding histidine--tRNA ligase, which translates into the protein MVILAAESQGLMYRAIKGTKDILPEEVSKWQFVERKAAAVFSLYGFREIRTPIFEETKLFERSIGTATDIVNKEMYTFRVGNESLTLRPENTAPVVRAYVQHSLQRRSSKSRYYYIGPMFRYERPQKGRQRQFHQIGVEVLAEKSPFVDAEVIAMSAHFLEALGIKNFKTAINSVGCANCRKNYRETLRGFLKPLLGKLCGDCNRRYAENPLRVFDCKVESCKRELQNAPVLIDSLCQECQIEFQKVIEYLKILDVDYIIKPVLVL